A genomic window from Gossypium hirsutum isolate 1008001.06 chromosome D12, Gossypium_hirsutum_v2.1, whole genome shotgun sequence includes:
- the LOC121224356 gene encoding subtilisin-like protease SBT3.8 produces the protein MGSNPLPSFVIVLILLVLNGQGPMTAKVEAKSTVHIVYLGERQHDDPKRVTDSHHDLLATVVGSKEVASDLMVYSYRHGFSGFAAKLTESQAQKLSELPGVVRVIPNSLHRLHTTRSWDFLGLSSHYPNHVLQNSKMGDGVIIGVFDTGIWPESKAFSDEGLGPIPSHWKGVCKSGDQFNAATHCNRKIIGARWFIDGFLAEYGQPLNTSDDPEFLSPRDANGHGTHTSSTASGAYVRNVSYRGLLSGTVRGGAPRARLAIYKVCWNVLGGQCASADILKAFDEAIHDGVDVLSLSIGYSLPLFSDVDERDGIATGSFHAVARGITVVCGAANEGPSAQTVQNTAPWILTVAASTMDRALPTPIMLGNNKTFLGQAIFTGKEKGFTSLTYPEGTGLDPTSAGACQSLSLNSTLVAGKVVLCFASVTGRVAVRLAAATVQEAGGIGLIIAKNPSDALIECRDDFPCIEVDYEIGTRILYYIRSTKSPTVKLGHSKTLVGKPVSAKVAFFSSRGPSSIAPEILKPDITAPGVNILAATSQLDQWMDGGYAIHSGTSMATPHVSGIVALLKAIHPDWSPAAIKSALVTTARTKDASGFPLFAEGSPKKLANPFDFGGGIVNPNGAADPGLVYDMGLSDCIHYLCAMGYNNSAISRLTGQSTACPAEKPSFLDVNLPSITISSLRSSVTLTRTVTNVGSPNSIYRADIEPPTGMTVTVKPHILVFNSRTKKISFNVTVCATKQVNTGYFFGSLTWRNEQNAVRIPLSVKTEILESYADDN, from the exons ATGGGATCAAATCCATTGCCATCCtttgttattgttttaattcTCTTGGTTCTTAATGGCCAAGGACCGATGACTGCAAAAGTTGAAGCCAAAAGCACT GTTCACATCGTTTACCTTGGAGAAAGGCAACATGATGATCCGAAGCGGGTTACGGATTCTCATCATGACTTGCTTGCTACGGTGGTAGGGAG TAAGGAGGTAGCCTCAGATTTGATGGTTTACAGTTACAGACATGGCTTCTCCGGCTTCGCAGCCAAGCTTACAGAGTCACAGGCACAAAAACTCTCAG AGTTGCCTGGTGTTGTTCGAGTAATACCGAATAGCCTTCACAGACTGCACACAACTAGGAGTTGGGATTTCCTTGGCTTGTCTTCTCATTATCCTAATCATGTTCTTCAAAACAGCAAGATGGGTGATGGAGTAATCATTGGTGTCTTTGATACTG GAATATGGCCAGAGTCTAAAGCGTTTAGTGACGAAGGGCTTGGACCGATCCCATCTCATTGGAAGGGAGTGTGTAAATCTGGGGACCAGTTCAATGCAGCAACTCACTGCAATAGGAAAATCATTGGAGCTCGTTGGTTCATCGATGGATTTCTTGCTGAGTACGGACAGCCATTGAACACATCTGATGATCCTGAGTTCTTGTCACCGAGAGATGCTAATGGACATGGAACGCATACATCTAGCACAGCAAGTGGTGCTTATGTAAGAAATGTTAGCTATAGAGGACTTCTTTCCGGGACAGTAAGAGGTGGTGCGCCGCGTGCTCGGCTGGCCATATATAAAGTCTGTTGGAATGTGCTTGGTGGACAATGTGCATCAGCTGATATTTTGAAAGCCTTTGATGAAGCAATACATGATGGAGTTGATGTTTTATCACTTTCAATTGGGTATTCATTACCTTTATTTTCAGATGTCGATGAACGAGATGGGATTGCTACAGGCTCTTTCCATGCCGTTGCTCGGGGCATCACAGTTGTTTGTGGAGCTGCAAATGAAGGACCTTCAGCTCAAACAGTGCAGAACACAGCACCATGGATATTAACCGTTGCAGCAAGTACCATGGATCGAGCTTTGCCTACACCCATAATGCTAGGGAACAATAAAACCTTCTTG GGTCAAGCCATTTTCACAGGAAAGGAGAAGGGATTTACCAGCTTGACATACCCAGAGGGCACGGGGCTCGACCCTACTTCTGCAGG AGCATGCCAATCTCTTTCACTTAATTCAACATTGGTAGCTGGAAAAGTGGTACTTTGCTTTGCCTCAGTCACCGGTAGAGTTGCCGTAAGACTTGCTGCGGCAACTGTACAAGAAGCAGGAGGGATTGGGCTGATTATTGCTAAAAATCCAAGTGATGCCTTGATTGAATGCAGGGATGACTTCCCATGCATTGAAGTTGACTACGAAATCGGCACCCGAATACTCTATTACATTCGATCCACAAA GTCCCCCacagtgaaattaggccattcaAAAACACTTGTAGGCAAGCCTGTATCAGCAAAGGTGGCCTTTTTCTCATCAAGAGGCCCTAGCTCCATTGCACCAGAAATTCTCAAG CCAGACATAACTGCACCTGGAGTGAATATACTAGCTGCAACTTCTCAGCTGGATCAGTGGATGGATGGTGGATATGCCATACACTCAGGCACTTCAATGGCTACTCCTCATGTTTCAGGCATTGTGGCACTTCTCAAAGCAATACACCCTGATTGGTCTCCTGCAGCTATTAAATCTGCATTAGTCACAACCG CAAGAACAAAGGATGCATCAGGTTTCCCACTCTTTGCTGAGGGATCACCTAAAAAACTGGCTAATCCATTTGATTTTGGAGGTGGCATTGTAAACCCCAATGGAGCAGCAGATCCTGGCCTAGTATATGACATGGGGTTATCGGACTGCATTCATTACCTTTGTGCCATGGGGTATAATAACTCCGCCATCAGTCGACTTACAGGGCAATCTACAGCGTGTCCAGCTGAAAAGCCTTCCTTTCTAGATGTGAATCTACCATCCATAACCATTTCAAGTCTAAGAAGTTCAGTAACTCTTACTAGAACTGTGACAAATGTGGGGTCCCCTAATTCAATTTATAGAGCTGATATTGAGCCTCCAACCGGCATGACTGTAACAGTAAAGCCTCACATCTTGGTCTTCAACTCTAGAACCAAGAAGATCTCCTTCAATGTTACAGTGTGTGCAACAAAACAGGTGAATACAGGGTATTTCTTTGGGAGCCTGACTTGGAGAAATGAACAAAATGCTGTGAGAATTCCATTGTCAGTAAAAACTGAGATTTTAGAGTCTTATGCTGATGATAATTAA
- the LOC121224358 gene encoding caffeic acid 3-O-methyltransferase 1 yields the protein MSFKESQQGRTWTDEEDKQAQQYAMQLVSSSVVPMVLKAAIELGMFEIIQRAGPRALLSPSQIASQLPSQTNPKAALVLDRILRLLATHSILTYKLQDGHRLYGLAPVAKCFITSSSGGSLSPLLDVFQEKVFMDSWYHLKDAVLEGGSQFNKAHGVEVSEYMSKDARFGDIFKTSMVDYNKLFVEEMLKSYHGFDGLNSLVDVGGGNGFILHSIVSKYPTIKGINFDLPQVIDKSPSYPGIENVAGDMFKSVPKGDAIFMKWIIHCLEDKQCLELLKNCYEALPVNGKVIAVDTVIPEIPDASPSCKSVYQFDVYSMSINESGKERTEKELESLGKGAGFSGFRVACCAYGFSVMEFYKRM from the exons ATGAGTTTTAAAGAAAGCCAACAGGGGAGAACATGGACCGACGAAGAAGACAAACAAGCCCAGCAGTATGCCATGCAACTGGTTAGCTCATCGGTGGTGCCCATGGTGTTGAAAGCAGCTATTGAACTTGGTATGTTTGAGATTATACAAAGAGCTGGTCCTCGTGCACTGCTGTCACCTTCCCAGATTGCATCCCAACTTCCATCTCAAACTAATCCAAAAGCCGCTTTGGTCCTTGATCGAATCCTCCGCCTTCTAGCTACCCACTCCATCCTCACCTACAAGCTACAGGATGGCCACAGGCTGTATGGTTTGGCACCTGTTGCCAAATGCTTCATTACAAGCTCGAGTGGAGGATCTTTGTCTCCTTTGTTAGACGTGTTTCAGGAGAAAGTCTTCATGGATTCCTG GTACCACCTGAAAGATGCAGTCCTAGAAGGGGGGAGTCAATTTAACAAGGCACATGGAGTAGAGGTTAGTGAGTATATGAGCAAAGATGCGAGGTTTGGAGACATCTTCAAGACCTCTATGGTTGATTACAACAAGTTGTTCGTGGAAGAGATGTTGAAAAGCTACCATGGTTTTGATGGCTTGAATTCATTGGTAGACGTAGGTGGCGGTAACGGTTTTATTCTCCACAGTATTGTTTCCAAATACCCTACCATCAAGGGTATTAACTTCGATCTGCCTCAGGTTATTGACAAGTCACCCTCCTATCCTG GAATTGAGAATGTGGCCGGAGATATGTTCAAGAGTGTACCAAAAGGAGACGCCATTTTCATGAAG TGGATAATCCATTGCTTGGAGGACAAGCAATGTCTGGAATTACTCAAGAACTGCTATGAAGCATTACCGGTGAACGGGAAAGTGATAGCAGTGGATACGGTCATCCCTGAAATCCCTGATGCCAGTCCCTCATGTAAAAGCGTGTATCAGTTTGATGTGTACTCCATGAGCATCAATGAAAGTGGAAAGGAAAGGACAGAAAAAGAATTGGAGAGCTTGGGGAAGGGAGCAGGCTTCTCTGGTTTTCGAGTGGCATGCTGTGCCTATGGTTTCTCAGTCATGGAGTTCTACAAAAGGATGTGA
- the LOC107929579 gene encoding caffeic acid 3-O-methyltransferase: protein MNFKEGQQGKTWTDDEDKHAQQYAMQLVSSSVVPMVLKASIELGVFEIIQRAGPGALLSPSQIASQLPSQGNPKAPLFLDRLLRLLASHSILTFSLVTNHQDGQVDRLYGLAPVAKYFIRSRGGGSLSPWLDLYQHKVTIDSWYHLKDAVLEGANPFNKAHGMSAVEYISTDARFEDIFKTSFIDYNKLFVEEMLKSYQGFDGLNVLVDVGGGNGFILHKIVSKYPTIKGINFDLPQVIDKSPSYPGIEHVAGNMFKSVPKGDAIFMKWILEHLDDKQCLMLLKNCYEALPVNGKVIVVDAVIPESPDANPLHKSVYQFDFLSMGMNETGKERTEKESENLAEGAGFSRFRVACCAYGFSVMEFYKIM, encoded by the exons ATGAATTTTAAAGAAGGCCAACAGGGGAAAACATGGACCGATGATGAAGACAAACATGCCCAACAGTATGCCATGCAACTGGTTAGTTCATCGGTGGTGCCCATGGTGTTGAAAGCATCTATTGAACTTGGTGTGTTTGAGATTATACAAAGGGCTGGTCCTGGTGCGTTGCTGTCTCCTTCTCAGATTGCATCCCAACTACCCTCTCAGGGTAATCCAAAAGCCCCTCTGTTCCTTGACCGGCTCCTCCGGCTTCTAGCTAGCCACTCCATCCTCACTTTCTCTCTTGTAACTAACCACCAGGACGGCCAGGTTGACAGGCTCTATGGTTTGGCACCTGTTGCCAAATACTTCATTAGAAGCCGGGGTGGAGGATCTTTGTCTCCTTGGTTAGACTTGTATCAACACAAAGTCACTATAGATTCCTG GTACCACCTGAAAGATGCAGTCCTAGAAGGGGCGAATCCATTTAACAAGGCACATGGAATGAGCGCCGTTGAGTATATAAGCACAGATGCGAGGTTTGAAGACATCTTCAAGACCTCTTTTATAGATTACAACAAGCTGTTTGTAGAAGAGATGTTGAAAAGCTACCAAGGTTTCGATGGCTTGAATGTATTGGTAGACGTAGGTGGCGGCAACGGTTTTATTCTCCACAAGATCGTTTCCAAGTACCCTACTATTAAGGGTATTAACTTTGATCTGCCACAGGTTATTGACAAGTCACCCTCCTATCCTG GAATTGAGCATGTGGCTGGAAATATGTTCAAGAGTGTACCAAAAGGAGACGCCATTTTTATGAAG TGGATACTCGAGCATTTGGACGACAAGCAATGCCTGATGTTACTTAAGAACTGCTATGAAGCATTACCGGTGAATGGGAAAGTGATAGTAGTGGATGCGGTAATCCCTGAAAGCCCTGATGCCAACCCCTTACATAAAAGCGTGTATCAGTTTGACTTTCTCTCGATGGGCATGAATGAAACCGGAAAGGAAAGGACAGAAAAAGAATCTGAGAACTTGGCAGAGGGAGCAGGCTTTTCTCGTTTTCGAGTGGCGTGTTGTGCCTATGGTTTTTCGGTCATGGAGTTCTACAAAATCATGTGA